ATATTAGATGTGTTGTCTATAAAAGTTGTTGGAAAAGCGACTGAAAACATAGAAGATGAAGTTTTTAAAATTGAATTGAATAACGAAGAAGTAATTGTTGCTGCAGTTCCTTATTTACGCGATGGAGATATTAGACGTGCTGTTGCAGGTGAATCTTTTGATGAATTAACGGATAAGTATAAAATGGCTTTAATAAACCATTACGAAGCTGCTGCCAACCAATGTAAATTGATAAATACAACTCAAGCGCCTGTGATTGGTATGGGACATTTATTTGCAATTGGTGGTTCTGTTTCAGATAGTGAACAAAATATTTATGTTGGTACTTTGGGACATATTGGTGCTGATGATTTTCCTACTTATTTTGATTATATCGCTTTAGGGCATTTACACAGACCACAAATAATTGGCGAAAATGATAAAATTCGATATTCTGGTTCTCCGAATATTTTAAGTTTCAGTGAAATTAATTATGATAAAAAAGTCCTTGTTTTAACAATAGAAAACAATGAGATTATTGATGTTCAGGATGCTGTAATTCCGTGTTTTAGAAATTTCTATAAGTTAACAGGTACTATTGATGAATGTATTACTAAGTTTCCGACTATTAGTTCTAATTCCTACGGATTAATGCCTTGGATAGAAATTGCTTTAAAGGAAGCATCTACTGTAAATACAGATGATTTAAAAATTGAAGCTGAAAAATATGATTTTGATATCTTAAAAATTGCTTTAAAAAACCAAAGAAGATATAAAGGAATTGAAGAGTTGTTAGCAGAAACTAAATCGATTAAAGAGTTGTTGCCTACTGAAGTTTTTAAACTGAAATGTGAGGAAATGAATTATGATTTAGAAAAGAACCCCAAAATTTGGGATGCTTTTAATGAAGTTTTACAATCTGTTAAAAAACAATAAAGGCAGCTCGTTATGAAAATTTTAAAAATAGAATTACAAAATATAAATTCATTAAAATCGGCAGCTCCTATTGTTATCGATTTTGAAAACGATCAATTTAAAGATGTTGGTTTATATGCAATTACAGGTGCAACTGGCGCAGGAAAAACAACTGTTTTAGATGCTGTTACTATTGCTTTATATCATAATGTACCTCGTTTTAATGGCACAAAAGGAACCTTGCATAATGTGGTTAGTCACGGTGCAAATGACGCTTTTAGTAGAATAACATTTGAAAATAATGATATTGTTTACGAAGCAAGTTGGAGTATTCGTTTAGGATCTAGTACGGGTAAGAAACTTTTAAATCCGCAAGAAAAAGTAAGTTTAAAGAACCTAACAACAGGTGAAATTTTAGCAGATCAAAAAAGGAATTTACTTGTTGAAGTTATTAACGTAACGCAATTGAATTACAATCAGTTTTTGAGATCTGTAATGTTAGCACAAGGTGAATTTGCTTCTTTTTTAACGGCTAAAGGGCCAGAAAAAGGACGCTTATTAGAACAAATTACAGGAGAGCAGATTTATAAAAAAATTGGTCAAGGTATTTTAGATAGAAAATCTAGCGAAGATGCTAAACTGAGAGAAATTCAATCTAAAATTAATGCTGATGATGTTTTATCCGAAGAAAGAAAAACGGAATTAACAACAAAAGATAAAGAGATTGATGCTAAAATTATAGCAGCAGAAAAAGAAATTGCCAAAATTAATTTGATTGTTAGTTGGTATCAGAAATTTCAAGAGTTAACAAAGGAATCTGAAAATTTAAATTCAAACTACGAGAAATTAGGTCTTTTTATTGAAAAGCATCGTGCTGAAATAGCGTTATTAGATTTAAATGAAAAGGCAGAACCTTTTAAAGAGCTGATTCAGAATTTTAATCGAAATGAAAAAAGTACTGTTGAAAAAGCAAATCAATTAAAAGAATTAGAAGCTCAATTAATATTACTTAAACCAGAAATTGAACGCTTAACAGCACTTTCTAAAAAACAAGTTACTGAATTAGAAACTGCAGATAAAGAATTTTCGTCTTGGTTGCCAAAACTTGAATTGATTACTACTTTAGACAATCAATTTAAAAATGAAAACGAAAATATGCAAAAATCAACTCAGAAATTAGTTGAATTAAATGAGCAAATTGAGACAAGTAAAATTGAGAAGAAAAAATTAGTAGCTACATTAACTCAAACAGAAGCTACACTTAAAATTGACGAAGCATTTGTACTTAAAAACAAATTTTTAAAGGAAGTAGATTCAGAAATATCAAATTGGGCAAGTGAATTAACTACTTTAAAAGGGAGTAAAGAAACGCTAAAATTAGACTCCCAATTTATTATTAGTAAAAAGAAAGAAGTTGAAACAACTACTTCTGACTTAAAAAATCAGCAAGAAATTCTTGATAAAAAAGTAGCTGAACTAAAAGTAATTGAAACAGAGGTCTCAAAGGTTACAGAAGTATTATCAAAAAATAAATTAACGGATTTATTAGCTCAAAAAGAAGTATTAACTAAAGAAGAATCAAATTGGAAACAATTTAAAAACTTTGCAGAACACGCAGTAAAATTAGAGAAAAGTCAGACTGAATTATTAGAAAAACAAAAAGTCTTTGTAGTTGATTTAAAAGCAACATCAGAAAAAATAAAGGTAAAAAAAGCAGCCATTGATTTGCAAGAAAAGTCTGTATTAGATGCTACTAAAATATTAGAGTTAGAAAAAAGTGTTTTAAAATATGAAGCTGATCGTAAAAACTTAATTGAAGGAGAACCTTGTGGTTTGTGCGGTTCTACAGAACATCCATTTACTGAACACTCAAAAATAATTGATGTTTCTAAAGCTGAATTAGAACTAAAATCTCGTCAAGAAAAATTAAAGTTATTCATTGATTCTAAAACGGAATTAGATAAAAAGGAAGTCGAATTAAGTACAAAAATAGAGCATTTAAAGACTCAAATAAATTCAATAATTGAAGAATTAAAAACGATTCAATTATCAGCAAAACAATTAGAATTGAATTGTGAATTAACAAATACAACTCAAATTGAAGCTTGTTTAAAATCAGTAAAAGAACAGATTGAAATTGTTGATGAAACTTTAAAAACGACACAGAAATTACAAGCTGAAAAAGATACATTATTAAATAGTCTTGAGTTACATCAAAAAGAAGAAAGTGCGTTGAAAACAATAATTGCAACACTTAATGAGAAGAATAAAAACTCAAATGCTACAATTGAAACGAAAAATGAATCAATTATCAATTTAACCACAACGTGTTCGGTTTTAGAAAATGATTTAAAAACGAAACTGGCAAAATTCAACTACGAATTGCCTTTGGTTGAAGAAACAAATGTATTTATTCAGCAATTAAAAGAATTAACGACCAATTTTAATCAAAAGGAGAAGAATTTAGAGGCTTTAAAGGCAAGTATTACTGTTATTCATACAAATGATAACAATATTAAAAAACAACTAGAAACCTACTTGAAAACTCAAAATGATTTAAACAAATCTATCTGTGAGGCTGATATTAAATTAGAGCAACTAAAAACGAAACGTATTGGTATTTTACCAATCAATATTTCTGTAGAAAGTAAAAGAGAA
The window above is part of the Polaribacter sp. SA4-12 genome. Proteins encoded here:
- the sbcD gene encoding exonuclease subunit SbcD yields the protein MKILHTADWHLGHRLHDQSQIEEQMLFLSWIETYIIDQNIDVLLISGDVFDTGSPSNQSLEMYYSFLVKLKATSCKSIIITGGNHDSPGTLNAPKHILDVLSIKVVGKATENIEDEVFKIELNNEEVIVAAVPYLRDGDIRRAVAGESFDELTDKYKMALINHYEAAANQCKLINTTQAPVIGMGHLFAIGGSVSDSEQNIYVGTLGHIGADDFPTYFDYIALGHLHRPQIIGENDKIRYSGSPNILSFSEINYDKKVLVLTIENNEIIDVQDAVIPCFRNFYKLTGTIDECITKFPTISSNSYGLMPWIEIALKEASTVNTDDLKIEAEKYDFDILKIALKNQRRYKGIEELLAETKSIKELLPTEVFKLKCEEMNYDLEKNPKIWDAFNEVLQSVKKQ
- a CDS encoding SbcC/MukB-like Walker B domain-containing protein produces the protein MKILKIELQNINSLKSAAPIVIDFENDQFKDVGLYAITGATGAGKTTVLDAVTIALYHNVPRFNGTKGTLHNVVSHGANDAFSRITFENNDIVYEASWSIRLGSSTGKKLLNPQEKVSLKNLTTGEILADQKRNLLVEVINVTQLNYNQFLRSVMLAQGEFASFLTAKGPEKGRLLEQITGEQIYKKIGQGILDRKSSEDAKLREIQSKINADDVLSEERKTELTTKDKEIDAKIIAAEKEIAKINLIVSWYQKFQELTKESENLNSNYEKLGLFIEKHRAEIALLDLNEKAEPFKELIQNFNRNEKSTVEKANQLKELEAQLILLKPEIERLTALSKKQVTELETADKEFSSWLPKLELITTLDNQFKNENENMQKSTQKLVELNEQIETSKIEKKKLVATLTQTEATLKIDEAFVLKNKFLKEVDSEISNWASELTTLKGSKETLKLDSQFIISKKKEVETTTSDLKNQQEILDKKVAELKVIETEVSKVTEVLSKNKLTDLLAQKEVLTKEESNWKQFKNFAEHAVKLEKSQTELLEKQKVFVVDLKATSEKIKVKKAAIDLQEKSVLDATKILELEKSVLKYEADRKNLIEGEPCGLCGSTEHPFTEHSKIIDVSKAELELKSRQEKLKLFIDSKTELDKKEVELSTKIEHLKTQINSIIEELKTIQLSAKQLELNCELTNTTQIEACLKSVKEQIEIVDETLKTTQKLQAEKDTLLNSLELHQKEESALKTIIATLNEKNKNSNATIETKNESIINLTTTCSVLENDLKTKLAKFNYELPLVEETNVFIQQLKELTTNFNQKEKNLEALKASITVIHTNDNNIKKQLETYLKTQNDLNKSICEADIKLEQLKTKRIGILPINISVESKRESLQLLNKQLIEKVERSKKELQKLLDSKTEKDTLKAKSINEQKELGEELIALNSELEAKIKTSAFESKQAIEKALLPQEAKLKYTQYKERINEAKLKLKALKEANVKAISALNASKNFETLESESKVDLVNFKIQKDTLSAEKGEVKEAFRKDQEIRDRNKEVSIKIDAQNEICKVWKELFAIIGNSKDAFNVYVQRLTLKHLLDLANVHLYKLNKRYSLKMEDNYKPKEELNFNLIDHYQTDQARLVDTSSGGEKFIISLALALGLSDLASKNVKIDSLFIDEGFGTLDSNTLETVISTLETLQSQGKMIGIISHVENLKERIPTQIQITKKNNGVSVVDIL